ccgagcacgcttaactgagaagtttttcccacaactcagtcaagtgaacccatcaggccttggtgttaggaaaggacaaaccattacttatattcattCAACctaccactgccgaatatcggggtattacaataacaccaccttaaattggacccGTCCTCGGCTCTAGAATATATTCGCAGGCCcaaatctccgacgttccctgcccctcatgagaagcacctggaccaacccgtccagcgtaccttcccaccctcggcaggtgacccatcgtcggctctgataccatttgtaatgacccgtccctccaccgatactgtccccacttagccactgcggttatccgacattgtgggggttttcaacgggcatcgctgtggTTATCCAACAACAACTTCTCGGGAGgccacccatccctggattactcccgcccgagcacgcttaactgtagagttttctgccaactctgaagCCAATTGGTGCTGAAAAgacctcggtgttagggaaggacaacCCATTACCCATATTCAATTCCATTCGCGAACCACAGCCGAAATAGGGGTATTACACGGACAACCAATATGTTTCTTAGAAGGCTAGATGCAGGTGGATTTTTAAACATGTAGTTTTTATGGATTGGATGGGGGTAGCACGTCAACCTTTCGTTGGATAACCGATCCTAAGAACAGTGCTTGAATTTACATGTTATATGAAGGTTCTTACTGGAAATTAGTAGAAAATACACATAGTTTCCTATTGATTAGAGCTTAGTCTTTTGTCTTCGAAGAATTTTGTTTCGTAATACCTCTATTCAGCGGTTCTCTCCCTTGTCCTCTTTTAGCAAATAATATATATGTTTTATGTATATTTCCAATTAATTGAGATTAAACCTTCGTATCGTCGAATGTTTTACTCTTGTAATGTTGTAATTACTTAAATTTTAATAATCCAATTTTTTAAAATAAGTTGCATCATGTTGGTTAAACATTTACCTATCTGTTTTTTTTAAATCTGTCGACCTTTTTGTATCCAACCCGCTCATCTGTATACCTGCGCATGGTTCCTAATCCGCATCCACCGATCCGTTACTCACAAAAGCTAGATCCATTTTACACGACTCAAATCCGCACGACCACATAAATACAAAGCAACCAAACAGTCAAACACAGTCCCTTTAAAGCATCTCCAACAATTGGATCCACAGTGGGTTTGTAAACCCGAATGTAAAAACGAAAGAATATCCACCGGTAATAAGAATAACAGCATCAAATAGAATATGCGTAAGGTTTATGACACACGGAGATACTTTCGGATTCGCATATGTGCTTCTTTCTCTTTCGTCTGTTTTCTACGGTTTGGATTTATCCAATCAAAAACGTTTCTGTATTTAACCCACCTGTGACCTGTACTATACTTTCCCCATGTGAAGGGGtcggagaagaaggaaggaaggaaggagaGCAGCTCAAACAAAACTCTTTCTTTCCATCCAAGACGACCAACATTCAAAGGTTTTTCTATTCTCTTTTATCTATCTAGCATAATTTGATGTCTTGTTTATTCTTTGAATTTAGTAATCATGGGTTTCGATTCTTCAAATTTTATGAAAAAAGATGGGATTTTTAGTTGCTAGCATAATTTGATGTCTTGTTTGTTCTTCAATTCAGCTTATAGTTCTCCTTTTGCTTTGTTTTGTGTTAAAGTTGTTCGTTTGGTTAAGGATGTTTTCCCCAATATGTGGGGAAATTATTGTATCTTTCTTCTTGTTCTCAAAACCTAATGCTGCACAACTTGAACTCTTGATTTTAATCAACAAATGCTTTTttgttttgtgtgtgtgtgtggttaGATTGGTAGAATGAGCATCGGAGTTGGTTGTTCTTGGGGTATTTCTTCGGATTAAAGACTGCAAGGTCAGGCTTGCATCTACTGGAGAATTTATTAGGAATAAGAGCTTATGAGTCCTCAGAGTACATTAAATACTAGTAAAGCCCTTGAAGGGGTTCATGGGGTTCATTTGGTGCCCCATGCACCTTTCACAATTGAAGAGAATTTCAGTCGGTCGTGTGCTGAAGCTAATCAGACTCTATTAATGAAGTGAGTTAGTGTACTTTCTACAGAATTAGAAAATTTCTGTAACTCGATTTGTTGTAGTGGTATATAGCAGTGTACTGATTTTCCTTTGCGGTTTTCAGAAACATATGGAAGCAGAGACCAGCATGCCTGAGGCCAGTACATTGTTGTAGTCTTCAAGGTACAAGTACTTCTAGTCTCCTAGAGAAAAATGCTTTAATCTCAGTGGTGTTGCTATCTTTTGTTAATATCCATGCTTTTGTATATAGGTGATCGAACCCTCGCAGAAACTGTTGTGAATGTACTCACGTCGCTTCCTTTTATTGTCCTCGGGATGCAGGCCCCAAGGCAAGTTATccttcttccacggttaattatCCTATGTTCCTCTAGTTCTTTCTAATAGAAAGATTATATTATGAATACAGGAAAAATTGGAGTACTAAACTTTATGCTAATTCATTAATTGGAGTTGGTGTGGCCTCAAGTCTGTACCATTCGTCAAGAGGAGAGTTGCGGAAGTACTTGAGATGGGCCGATTATACAATGATAGCCACCACAACTGTTGTAAGTTACAGGCAACCtgaaaatattttggaatgctAATTTAGAATATGGTTAAAACATCCACCAAACCATCGAAAATTTGCAAAATTTAACTCGACTCAAATAACTTCAAGAAATTAGAATGTTAACCCTGAAGTTACCCGATGTTTCTGTTTTCTCTGCCAAGAAAGCAACTCTAGAGCTTACCAACAGTGTGCTGCATCTCATATTTCTATTTTCTAGCACGAAATACACTATCTATTGATAACTTGAGCATAAATAAGGTGCATCGACCATCTTCATGTGTACGGTGATATCTGTTTCTTTGTGCATCTATGCGTTACAGAAAAAAGGGGCAAGTTAGTAACATAAGTTTTGAGGATTTAGTAGTACTTGTTGTGTCTCTCAAAAATGGCTGAGAAAGTGGCTGTGCAGAAAGGCACGTTAATCCTTTTCTGAAGCTATGAAATCTGCACACTCAATAGTCTAACAATGCCTTAAATCTGTTCCGGATCCTTTTGATTTCTGATTTCCGTAGATGCATCACTAAAGTGCTCAATATTGTAAACTAATTTGCTATTACTCTACTAAATATCTCCAATTGGCAGCTCATTTATTGATTGTCAAGTTGTTCAACCTTTGTTGTCAGGGATTGAAATTGCATCCTTGCACTCAAATATATTAATGATGTGGAAAATTGGAGATTAGTGATGTGAAAATTTGGAGATTactttaaagaattaatagagaaGAAAATGAGTAATAATAAATCATTGTTCATCTCTCTGCAGTGTCTTTCTAGAGCAATCAGGAACGAAAATCCTAAATATCTGATGGCTGCGTCTGCACTTTTTCTACCTATCCAACCTTTAATGGTTTCCGTTGTTCACACTGGCATGATGGAGGTAATCGACCATTTCTTCTTATCTGCAAAGTATATTAGTTGTACTTCATTCCTTCCCTTAACACATTTGTGCAACAACAATTTCTTTTGGTTTCAACACTTTTCTTAATTTCGACCTTATTTTCTACTCTTTTATGTTAGCTCCTGTTTAGTGGTCATGCTAGATCTGTTTCGTACAACAGTTTCGTTACACAGACAATCAACCAGCTGTTCTTGTCAGATTTCATATCTTCTGCCATTGTTTCTTTACAGGTAGCTTTTGCAAAGAGAGCATTAACTGATCCAGATTTAAGGATGGCCCACAATGTACACAAAATGTCGTCACTCTTGGGAGGTCTGCTTTTTATTGCGGATGATTATTTCCCGAGTACTCCATATATTCATGCCGCTTGGCATCTTGCTGCGGCTGTTGGTGTTAGTACCTGCAATAAGCTTCTTGAGTAATGTTTGAGATTTGATCACCGAAACATCCCCTTGTTTGAATCCATCAGCAGCATCTGTAGGAAACTGATACATACCAGACAATAACAAGATTCCTATCTTAGTTACCCTAGTTTACCCAAAATATGGGAAAGCTCCAAAATTTGCCGATATTACCTAGGGGATAATTTATCCAACTGATTGTTGTATAGATTGCCTTCAATGTTATATATATTCTAGTAGAAATTTAAAGAATGCACCACTCGAACACTATCCATAGTACCCGGTTCAAGGTCCATAAGTACAGCACGAGGTACATAGCGTCCACCACTCGCTTCATTATAGTACACGTTCACTCTTTCTAGCTGCAAATCGGAAGTTCCGACATAACTTCCGGTGGGATCGATGCCATGCTCGTCACGAACCACTTCCCAAAACTTTGATCCGATCTGATTCCCACATTGTCCACCCTGAATATGAAGAATTTCACGCATTTTTGGGTTAAGAAGGTATTAAAAGTTCAAACTACCACTTGTATGCCTATGGGGTGTGAAGTTTGAAGTAGCACAGGGAGACTGGTACGATTATATAGAGATATTGTTGAATGATGATTTTTCGATAATGTGAAAATAAACGGCGAAGATTGAGATAGTCAGTGTGATCTAGCGGTCGAGGATTCCCCGACTTGATTGGAGAGATACCTTGTCAATTATTGAGTTGGTGGTTGTGCCAGTTGTTTGACACTTGTAAGTAAGTTGCTTGGTGTTTATTTAGGTAGTGATTAGCCGGCTTGATGTGATATGGCACCATATAAGGTCTCAATCTTCTTTAAATATTGGTATACTGATTTTATAAACTGATATACTGATATTATAAAATTCAGATAGAACCCTACGGTACAGAGATGTTGCTTCACTGATTACGGTTGTATTTCTGCGGAAGCTGGGAAGCACCGACACACGACACGGACACGGACACGACACGACACGGACACGAGGACCGGCAATTTCTCAAAATACTAGGACACGGACacgtatatatataaatattttcattaaattATATATGTTTGTCCCCATTCCTAACATAAAAGATTAAGCATTTACCTGTCTAAATGTTCCAGCCTTCCAGGAGAACATAGAtatccattatcaacaaaaggttatATAGACATTTACTAGTCTATATTATATACATATCAACAAAAAATTAGAAGGCTTTGCAAAAGGGAGTAAAGTCCTTTCCGCGACATttactagtctatatatatacatatcaacAAAAAATTAGAAGGCTTCGCAAAGGGGAGTGAAGTCCTTCCCGCAACAGCGCAACTTCATGAACCAAATACTAGCCCAAAAAACAAGGATCCTCCAAGTATGATGTGAATGCCGCTACATCCAGGATCCAGCTGTAGAAATTTAAAACAAAGAATTGGCATAAATGAAAGTTGCCAGAGTTTGTAAGAGTGCAGGGCTACTTGTAGAAGGTCAGTTTAAACACAAATTTCAGGGGGAATTCACATCATAAAACAAAGAATTGGCATGATAGTAACTAAAATTTTAGAATAAAACAGATCAAGGAGATGGACAGTTACCTGGTCACCAAAAAATAACGTCAACAGTCAAACCAGGGGGTATAGCTCCTCCACATTAGCTTCATTATCATCCAATATCATGCGTTCCATCTCTGGCTCATTAAGAGAAAGATCAGCAACTTCAAGTACACCAACAGTACCCTCCATAGTATCAAAAGAATCACCTCCAATGTCCCACATTCTTGTATCCCCTAGCAAGTATTCTGGGCTTCGTCTTGATAAGAGACGAAGATTAGTATGAACAAATACCAAATCTTCACCTCTTTGTGGAGTAATTTTATTTCTCTTCACAGAATTTATGAAACTATACGTACTCCAGTTTCTCTCACTAcaagaagatgaacaaggttggccaagcaACATGAGTGCTTTTTGCTGAAGTAAAGGAGCATACACCCCATAAGTAACCCACCACACATAAGGATTCATACTCCATCTATCATTTATGGTATTTGCATTTGCAAATTCTTCACGGCAAGATGAAAACTTAGCATACTCAATCTTAACTTCTCTTAACTCATCCGCATCGTAATACCTCTCGAAACACTTCAATCTTTGACCTGCAATCAAAAGATCTCTATGTGGTGGAACACGCCCTGGACGTTCATCAAGCCACTGACGACTATAAtacctatgttgtttcaattatgaTTTTAGTATAAATTTTTTTAACATTTAACTCAACTGACCAGAAAATATAAATAAGCGATTGCATATTTTACACTGTCATACATACCTTGGGTTCAATGAATGTGCCAAAGAGTGAAGCGGTGTGCTACTTTTACTCCAACGATCTGTTAAAATCCCGTCCACCACCATATGAAATGGTGAAATATCATATTCTTGTAAGCCCTCGTGGCGATGTATAATGCTCTTTACCTCATCTATCATTCGATCCCACCTTTCATAAACCAAGTGAAGACAAGGCTCGTCTGTGTCGCATAATCTAAGCATTTCTATGATaggttttgtaaaatcaataacaTACTGCAAAGTGTTCCACCAATCATCATCCAACAACTTCTCTTTTATAAACAATGCTTGATTAGGATCATCATCTTTATATGATGACCATTGATTGCAAATTACCAAGTTACGGAGTCCTTGCTTCACATCTTTAAATCTTTGAAGCATTATAATACTAGAGGCAAAACGTGTCTCTGCAAGTGTGAATAATTTTAACTCCACATGTTCATTAAACatggctaatctcatggaatgtttAGTGATGAAGTTTCTGATCAGTACCACCTCAGCAATAATTTCACTAATCCAAGCACACCCTTCATATACTAAAACATTAGTTCGAATATCTCTCGGATGACATATATTCTTTAAAGCAAGGTTTAGTGTGTGGACTACACATGGAGTCCAAAAAATGTGTTTAAACTGACCTTCTACAAGTAGCCCTGCACTCTTACAAACTGGTGCATTGTCCGTGATTACTTGCACAACATTCTGATGCCCAACTTCCGTAATTGTCTCAATGATCAACTTAGAAATGTACTCTTTGTCCTTCACTGACCCTTGAGTGTTGACTGCTTTAATAAACATTGCACCAGCCTCTGAAACAGCCATAAAGTTCATGAGGGGTCTTCGTTGTTCGTCGGTCCATCCATCAGTCACAATACTCACACCTTTTTCTTTCCAAGTGCTCTTAATTGGTTCTAGCTCTTTCTCAACATGTTCTCTTTCCTTCCGTAAAAGAGTTGTTCTTAGTTTATTATAACCCGGcggaatataaccttgaatgctTTTACTATCTGATGTAGCCAAATTAAATGCAACTTTATAATATGGACACCTAGCAAGATGGAACGGCAAGCCAGCTGCATAAAACAACCGTGCAATTATGCTATCCATTTCTTCACGTCTGGCAGCATTATACAATTTCTCTATTGGGCTCTCAACCCCTCTTTTCTTCTTCCTAGGATCTTCAACAAGTGATGAAGAATTTGACGCAAAAGAAGAACCACTACCTGATCCACATGTTGGCAGAGGCACACTTTTAAACTTAGATGCTTTTGCTCTGGCCTCAGCTTCATCACTCAATTGTTTCATTTCCTGAAGTTTATGTTCTCTGACCTTTGGACATATTCTAATTCCAGAGCCTGGAATCTTTAACAAATGTGCTTTCACTCTTGAATATGAACCCGAATATGGAACTTGACAGTGGTTACATACAAAATTCCAATTACCACCACCTTTAACTTTATCCTTCTTAGTCACATATCTCCATAGCGGAGTAGTGCTTAAAACCTCTTCGTTCATATCTGGCTATCTGCATCAAAATTAAAGAGATGATAGCCATCAAAATACAAGCAGAAAATTAAAAGATAAATTATAAGTATTATATATAAAGCTCAAATTCAATGAACGACCAAAAATGCCCCCAAAGACcccaaaaaaaaccctaaaacctacACAGTAGACAATACACATGATCCCCACcactaaaatcaaaacaaaacccaaattcaCCA
This genomic stretch from Papaver somniferum cultivar HN1 chromosome 5, ASM357369v1, whole genome shotgun sequence harbors:
- the LOC113279248 gene encoding uncharacterized protein LOC113279248; amino-acid sequence: MNEEVLSTTPLWRYVTKKDKVKGGGNWNFVCNHCQVPYSGSYSRVKAHLLKIPGSGIRICPKVREHKLQEMKQLSDEAEARAKASKFKSVPLPTCGSGSGSSFASNSSSLVEDPRKKKRGVESPIEKLYNAARREEMDSIIARLFYAAGLPFHLARCPYYKVAFNLATSDSKSIQGYIPPGYNKLRTTLLRKEREHVEKELEPIKSTWKEKGVSIVTDGWTDEQRRPLMNFMAVSEAGAMFIKAVNTQGSVKDKEYISKLIIETITEVGHQNVVQVITDNAPVCKSAGLLVEGQFKHIFWTPCVVHTLNLALKNICHPRDIRTNVLVYEGCAWISEIIAEVVLIRNFITKHSMRLAMFNEHVELKLFTLAETRFASSIIMLQRFKDVKQGLRNLVICNQWSSYKDDDPNQALFIKEKLLDDDWWNTLQYVIDFTKPIIEMLRLCDTDEPCLHLVYERWDRMIDEVKSIIHRHEGLQEYDISPFHMVVDGILTDRWSKSSTPLHSLAHSLNPRYYSRQWLDERPGRVPPHRDLLIAGQRLKCFERYYDADELRENLQMQIP
- the LOC113282082 gene encoding uncharacterized protein LOC113282082, whose protein sequence is MSPQSTLNTSKALEGVHGVHLVPHAPFTIEENFSRSCAEANQTLLMKNIWKQRPACLRPVHCCSLQGDRTLAETVVNVLTSLPFIVLGMQAPRKNWSTKLYANSLIGVGVASSLYHSSRGELRKYLRWADYTMIATTTVCLSRAIRNENPKYLMAASALFLPIQPLMVSVVHTGMMEVAFAKRALTDPDLRMAHNVHKMSSLLGGLLFIADDYFPSTPYIHAAWHLAAAVGVSTCNKLLE